The Electrophorus electricus isolate fEleEle1 chromosome 15, fEleEle1.pri, whole genome shotgun sequence genome segment GCTCTTGgaagtggagtgtgtgtgacgaCCACTGGAACACACATCTGAAGCACTCTCAGGTGCTTATCAAACTCCAGAAGCACGTGGTCCAGGATTAGCAGAAAAACAACTGCAGTGCAGAGATACGGAACACGAGCGCAGGACTAAAAGTAAACAAACGATCTTTGCCGTACCAGAGAAGTGTTATCGCACAGACGCTTGCACACAAACTGTAACAGGTTTGTCAGTACTGcggttgtggtgtgttgtgcgGTGTTTGTGAGGTGGTGTTTGCGCAGTGTTGTGTGGTCACAcgagctgctgtgctgtgcataCAGGCGGGAGTGTGGCGCCCCTGCTGACCAGGTTCAGAGAGGATCTCTGCCAGGCGTCTCCGAGACACAACGGTAGTTTGTTGCATAGCTCAAATACCTcaccctgcacctcctcctgcgAGAGGGGAGTGCGTTTGGTCTTCATGGGCTGTGAACATGCCCGAGCATGTTGGAAATCTCCCAGAGTGCCTCGTGTGTGTCGGCTCTCTCCAGCCCAGGCCGTGCGACTCCGTGCCTGTTCACCAGAGGAATGCGGCCACACACTCGACGGCGCGGTCAGTTGTGTGAAGAGCTTCCTGCCTTGTGCTGTCGCCAACACCCTCAGTCCTTGTTAATAACAAAGAAACGTCTAAACCGGCTTCGCTGTGAGCGTGAGACTAGCAGGCAGTAATGGCCCCGCCCACCCCTAACCCTGCAGCTGCAGGAATACAACACCCAACTTTCGCTCGCCGTTCGTCCTCGCAGCTGGACTTGGGGCTCGGGTTACCCCTCCActcctacacccccccccccactctgcTATTTCCTCCCACCCTCCGGATCACTCAAAACAACAAGGGTCTATAGAGGAAAACTACCACATGCAAGGAATGTTGTCCacgtttcacacacactcaactgcAGGAAGGCCTTATATTTTGCAGCTGTGTGCAGCTGAGGTTAAGTCATTTTGGCAGGTCTTTTGCAAATAAATGctcatttttgttaattttctcAATATGCCATCATGTTTCCTCTTCAAAGAATTCCATATATTGGCATTTTTTAAACTGGAAAATTCCACCAAAAGTCAGATTACTTGAGcattcagacacaaacagatAGATCTGTCTTTAAGATGTGATCTGTGCCAACTccatacacacgcgcaccaTTCTTCACCGGATGCTGTGCATGTGAACGGGGCCATTCAGATCCCGCGGGTGCTCAGGCATGGTTGGCCCACCAGCCCCCGGTGGGGCCCACTGCCAGGGTGCCACCTGTGAGGCTGTGGGTGTAGAAATATCTCCCcaagctccacctcctcctccacttgGCTCCAGCACCACGCTGGCCACAGCCGTGCTAACGCGGCTCATTCATCCGCTCGCTGTCTATCTGGGCAAAGAGTCCATTCTGCTCCTCTCGGAAAATAAGACTTCAACACACAGAGGTCAGTTCAGTGAGGCCTTCGGGAGGCCGCTGCTTCTGCAGGTGGCCAGAACAAGGGTCAAGTCATCCTCtgcttcctcatcctcatcctcactatTTTGCGTCCTTCTTCCGCTGtgttctacacacacagcagggactgcagcaacagcacagcagctcAGACACAGCCGTGTACAAATGAGCGTGCAGCCTCGTTCTGACGCCCTGACAAGGACGTCCACTCAGATGCTCACACGTCATATAGAGGAAACCACAAAGAAAGAGTGGACAGGACACCAGGGGCAGGACAGTGTCTACACCTGTCACTCAGCATGCTCGGTTGCTGCGTGACCGGCGtcgttatgttatgttatgacGAAAGATTGAACTAGCTTCTTTAAGATCAGAGTTTGCTTCCTAACACACACGTGACTGCAGTGATGAGCTGAGAGGACGTCCGCAACCCCCTCCCAGGGCCTCCCAGGTCCCTACAGGGGCCTCCGGAGATGCTGACATTATTTACACTTGCCTCCTTCAGAGGAAACATGGCTTATTTGCAGCATTTACGGCTCTCCTGCGCGCTGGCTGTGTTCCGGGAGATCAGACCTCCGTTCAGCCTGATCACAGCACTTCAAACCTGGCCTAGAGAGCAGTGGTGCTGaggtgctgcacacacacatgctgagtcACACACGCAGTGCATTTTCTTTACTGTTGTTGTGGATGTCCTGACTGATGGAGGGTTGTCTGGAGGGGAACACATTACTTCCATACTGTACATCTGTAAACACTGCATGACAGAACAAAGACCATCTCACAGAACAAAGACCAATCAATACTGCCCTGGGAAATCACATTTCAGTTTGATGATCTTTATACCCAATTACCACAAAGATTTTGATTTTAGTGAAAAGAAAGCATGTAAGCGTAACTATGTGCAGCGAGAGCAGAGAGCATGTGCCCAGTGCGAAGACTGGTCTGACTCTTCCTCATGTCAAGGCTTGACTGTGAAGAGGAGCAGCATGTTTCTAACAGCAGGTTAAACTGGTGTCAGTCTCATCTGGAAAAGAAAAGTCATCATCCGTTCACTCTAGGGACACACAGACTGTCTGATGACTCACCATCTCTTGCCTGGTTTTATTCAGGTGATCCTCTGATCTTGATTGGTCGATATTTCTGAGCGGCCAATCACAGCGCGCTGCTGGAACAGAATTAGCTGCTGTCTTTTTAATGCTGTGCGTAAGACAATGAggcacgcacagacacaaagctgCCCAGAAAACACAGCATGTACGTCTTGACACTGACACGCTTACGTGAACAGGCACGGAGGTGAGTGAAACAGCCGACCCTGGGGGGCGGGTGGGCTGCAGACCTGCCTGAGGACCCTGCATCTCCCAAGCAGTTCATGCAACGACCACAAAGTGCTGCAGGCAAAACTGGCACAGAGCCAGAGACCaatgtttacagggaaaaggcGTTTACAGGGCccactactatatatatatatatagatagatagatagtagTTGTGCGCCTGTTTGCGCTTTAGTACctgtaaaatgttctttaacTGTTATTTACTATTAGTTAATGTATTTCTCCCCCAGTATGAATTTGGTGttaataatataatgaatagtttttattattaaaagtcAGTAAAAGTAAAGTGAAAATGTCAGACAGAGCAGCAGTCAGTTCTGAACTACTGCAAAATAATTCTCCACAGTATCGAACTACTGGAAAATAATACTCCACACTACTGAACTACTGGAAAATAATACTCCACACTACTGAACTACTGGAAAATCATATGGAAACACTGAATGGTTTTTGCCAGCGTGTGGACATGCCTCGGTGCACGGATGTCATTCCAATGAGCTGTGCACAAATGAGTTCTGAGGGACAGCACTATGGTCCTCTCAGCAGTGGTGCTCCGACTCCAATAAAGGAATCCCTCACTAATCCCgtgtgagacagacagctcCGCTCTCTAATGCCTGTACACCCCCCGGCTCACCCAATCGCTTCAGGGTAAAATAAGATACAGGTCGAGGTTTGAGCGTATACACTgcctgggaacacacacacacacacacacacacacacacacacactctttgtacAGCTCAAACCAGCCAAACACAATGTAAATGTCCATACAAAGCTGATATGCTCAGTTCTTTGAGGTTTCTCCGTCAGGTGTGTACATAAAGTAAAGCAATAATTCTAATAATGTAAACGAACAAAAGTATAGGCGCCCAGAAACCGAGACCCCTGCTGTGTGCTGAACCCCAGAAGCCCCGCCCTGCCGGGCCCCTGCTGCGTCCTGACCCCcagaagccccgccccctctgcGTCCTGACCCcagaagccccgcccccaggccAGCCCCTTTGTAACACTAATGAACATTCAGCTCCTGTTGGATGGCGCGTGAAGCCGTTAAAAACATCAGACTGGCTCATGTGTGCAGAAACTGCACACGAGTATGAAATGATGACGACATTAAAGCAGCGCGTGCACGTTCTGGAGTTGTGTAGATCAGGCACGCTCTCGTTGCGACACCCAATCCTACCTGAGGAATTCTTGGAGACAGGTGTCGCAGAATCTGTGTCCGCACGTGGAAACTTGCACGGGTTCCCTCATCGCCTTACTGCACAGGGGACACTGGAAGCGCCGCTTGGGTTTCTCGAGGAACTTGTAGTCGTAGCCCGGCATTGCTCCTCCGGAAGAGACAACGCGACAATCGTGGACAGCGTCTCCGTGTCTCGGTCTCTGGCAGTGTCGCGGGACAGGCTGCTATCACGCGGGGACGCCCGCACTTCAACACCGCACACAAGCGAAGTCCGCTCCACGGCGCGCGTCGAGCTTCCGTCTCGTGCAGGACTCGCGGTATTGTTCCGTGTCAGTTCTCTCGAGCTTGAACCCTACCTACGAGGCGCGCGGGGACAGGTCAGACGCCCGCGCTGGATCTCTGCAATTCTgtcagctctctctcctcttacaAAACCAGCGGCGTTAATCTTTACAAATGCCACGAGCTACACCCGAAATGCGCCCGTGCCTTCCCTCAACACTGACAGCCTGTAGACAAAGCTCGAGCGCCCATCTGTTTCGTTATATGTAGCCCCGCCCACTGCAGGAGGAGCCCGACGTGCGTCACGGGCCCCGCAGCAAATGACTGGCGCGTGTGTCAGCTCTGCATGGCGGAACGTACAAGTACATGCTCTTCATAAACGGCCTTTCACAAGGATGTCATTGCAGTGTCGCCCggcttatttttttaattgcaccAACAAGCAgcattaattttaaattatttttaaatattttgatagACGATaattatagttttatttttccaaagTATATagttatcatttttattaataactaaCATctgcacacatttattaacaggCATACTTGCTGGTCTTATTTACTGGGGAGAGGTCTCCCTCTGCCGGTAAACGGGCTTTTCTCGCCAGACCTGGACGTGCGTGGTCCGTCTACATTTAAAAGGCCGGTGGTTTAGTATTGTTCAGTATTAACACACTTGTATTTATTTGAGGTGTTAGCACAGGGTGTTCAGTATTCGGTATTAACGCACTTGTATTTATTTGAGGTGTTAGCACAAGGTATTCAGTATTAACGCACTTGTATTTATTTGAGGTGTTAGCACAGGGTGTTCAGTATTCGGTATTAACACACTTGTATTTATTTGAGGTGTTAGCACAGggtgttcagtattcagtattaacACACTTGTATTTATTCAGTACTAACACACTTGTATTCAGCACTCCAATATTCCACGAAATGCACTGAGGTCTTCCACGAAGAAGAAATGACACGCGCTCTGAACAACCAACACGCATGATCATATTGCACGAGACTTACATCATCGCATGATGGAATCTGGCGCTTTAATTTGATAGCAAGCGCGCGTGCTCCAGGTGGattctttatttgaaatttaaaacatCTCAAACAGGTTTATCTTTACACATCCAATGCTTTTGACGtaatttagattatttttaaaatggtacatttaaataaagcaattaaataaaaatgctgtaCTCTCCTTACAAAAaggagattattattattattattattgtaaatgagattgttattaatgtaaatgatccatgaaccaaaaataaatgtttttaaaatgaggaAATGTTTCAAGCATCTCTAATGATTTTCTGAAAGTTTGCAAGTTCATTATATAGTTATACAGTCAGTTATAGTTTGCGGTTCAGTAGTACACCAGGGGTGGGGAATAACAGCTGCGGTTGGAGTGGCTGTTCCTGTGGGGGAGGTCGGACCTCCTCTAAAGGGTTAAAGAGACAGGATCCACGTCAAAGCTCCATCCGTACCTCCAGTAcagcttggcttgaaacaccaggcttcaagtctcatggaagacaagcatggagactattctctgtcctggcgcCCAGATGGTGGAGTGAACTTCACTGgttgtctggacagcagagccccttacagtcttcaaacgcagactgaagacccacctatttgtgaagtatttaaatgaccactgactaACTGAatctctagtacttattgttcaTATTGCACTGACTGCTCTCATATGTGGTTCACACTTCTAGatatcagcagtgatccctgtatctctacagtattctagttcattggtacaTTGGACTCtagcctactgtactgtactaggatatgttctatgagtaaatgacaaagcacttttgtaattcgctttggataagagcgtctgctaaatgcagaaaatgtaaatgcaaatgttaaatgtaaatgagttaCTGAGACAGGAGTGAGTTAACGAGACAGGAATGAGTTAACATGACAGGAGTGAGGTAACGAGACAGGAGTGAGTTAACGTGACAGGAGTGAGTTAACATGACAGGAGTGAGGTAACGAGACAGGAGTGAGGGAGCAGCaggcaggagagggaggggcttggTGGGGGAAGCTCTGGTCCCTGAGATCAAAGATGGAGGGTGGGAACACACGGGATGTTATGGGGCGGAGTTTCTCACAAACTTTGGAATTTGGCCCAGATTTGATCCTCATTTGGCAGTCAGCTGTGTTGCATTTTCGAGATGGCTTTCTCGCATGTCAGCATAAACCCACAGGACCTGTCTGACTTCCTGTGACTGTGGGAAACAATGACTGTGGTCTGAAGACAAAGTTACCCCTGTGCTATACAGAGGTCACCACATCACCCCTGTACTGTACAGAGGTCACCACGTCACCCCTGTACTGTACAGAGGTCACCACGTCACCCCTGTGCTATACAGAGGTCACCACGTCACCCCTGTGCTATACAGAGGTCACCACGTCACCCCTGTACTGTACAGAGGTCACCACGTCACCCCTGTGCTATACAGAGGTCACCATGTCACCCCTGTGCTATACAGAGGTCACCACGTCACCCCTGTACTGTACAGAGGTCACCACGTCACCCCTGTGCTATACAGAGGTCACCACATCACCCCTGTGCTATACAGAGGTCACCACGTCACCCCTGTGCTATACAGAGGTCACCACGTCACCCCTGTACTGTACAGAGGTCACCACGTCACCTCCTTCCAATTTGTGTAGGAGCCGAGAAGCCCGACAGAGCACCATGTATAAAATGGACACACAGACGTTTACTTCCCCAGTGTTTACTAAAGCATGAAAACACTCTGATAAAGTTCTTTCACCGAGGCAGCGCTGTACGACCTGCCTGTAGAAATAAGCAGATGTGTATGTAATTATGGTGTAATCTGGTGTAATCTGGTGTAAGACCAGCAGGCTTTATAAAGCGCAGGATGAAACAGGCCCTGGGACGTTGTCCTAATGCTCTGAAACGTGTTCAGTTCGCTTCCTGCAGTAAGTCCTGGGATATGTTCAATGGAAGTTTGGGAAGCAAGTGGACTTCCGGCGGTGCCAGATCTTCTGCGGACGAGGAGCTGGAGCGTCGAGACAGGATCACTTAGCAATGGGATCTTCAAAAAACGCTGCGAAGGTGAACAGAGTTTCAGCGTGACAAACACcaataaacaccaacaaacaccaacatccCACGAGTGCTCCCTGCCAGCACTGCCATTTGGAAAACCCTTCAGATCTGGGGAGCAGATCTCAGGTGTAGTGTTTTGAGAGCGTATGCTCAGTGTGGTAAAGAACCTGAATGTGAGGCATCATAGACTTAAAATAACAACATCAACGTTGTCATTAGTCCAACTATGCTATGTACATGAATGATTCTGTAAATGCTAATGACTTTATTATCCTCCCACTAGGGCAgagacctacacacaccctgcatGAGCAGGACAGTCTTGTTTTTCACAGTACTGAGGGGAGAATGACACAGTGAACTGCCTCATTGGAACGTAgtcatgtgcagtgtgtgaaggGCCCTGGGCGACTGAGGGACACAGAGACTGGCGTGACGGGACTCAAACGCCTTTCAGCCTGGGAGGATTTACACGGACTCAGACATAACAAAAGATCAGACACTCCTGCACTGAAAGAACACCCGCATAAAGAGCCAATTAGCATCAATTACACTCGGGCCTCTTTGTCCTCATGTGTTCGTGTTACTACCAGGCCTGGGTCATTCCACAACCATCTCAGGAATCGCCAAAAGACAGATTAGGCTACATTACGTTTTATAGCCAAGagtgtgttgccatggcaacaagccACCGATGAAACTATGAAAGGGTGACTCTCATCAAGCTGCACCGCCTTTGGTATCCCAGAATCCTCCTCTTTCCTGCCGAGACGTCCGCGGGCTCCTTTCCCCCAGGTATACACCTCTCCCTCTACAGGACAAGAAAACACGTCACGTCCCAACACCACAGACGCATGAGGCATGAAGCGTGTAGCCTGAAGCTCGACTACGGCCAGCCCCAGCAGACTCGAGAAGGCAAACAGGGCACGCTGAGATGCTTCAGGACACTCAGGACacttaaacagacacacaagtcATGTGACAAATCAGCTGACAGAATCTGCAGGATTAAACCTCAGTGTATCTCACATCACCTTAGATAATAATCTTaggttaaaaataattatatttagtaaaaaagcaaaacatttaacataaccATAATCAGTATAAACAACCATATATGGTTTTTATGTCTTGTAAGGGTATTAAGTCAACAGAGATGAAACGTGTTCTACTGTATCATTGTTAAATGAAGGATTAAATATTCCTTCCAAACATTTACAACATGTTGATCCACCTGCTCCAATTGCCAGGGTGAAGGCATCTCCGCACGCTACCATGGTAACACCCTGCAGCCCGGGCACCAGCCAGGGCACTCTGCTGCTGCGCCGGGAACTGCAGCCGAGCTGCCCGTGCTGGTCACTGCCATACGTGAAACACTGTCCTTTATCTGGGAtgggcacgcacgcacgcacgcaagcacatacacgcacatacacacatacacacgcatacacacgcacgcacgtacgcaagcacatacacgcacatacacacatacacacgcatacacacgcacgcacgcacgcaagcacatacacgcacatacacacgcacgcacgcacacacgcacgcacgcatacacacacacatacacgcacgcaagcacgcacatacacgcacgcacgcaagcacatacacgcacatacacacatacacacgcacacacgcatgtgcacgcacacacacatacacacgcacgcacgcatacacccacacatacacgcacgcaagcacgcacatacacgcacgcacgcaagcacgcacatacacgcatgtgcacgcacacacacatacacacgcacgcacgcatacacacacacatacacgcacgcaagcacgcacatacacgcacgcacgcaagcacgcacatacacgcacgcacgcaagcacatacacgcacatacacacatacacacgcaagcacgcacacacgcatgtgcacgcacacacacatacacacgcacgcacgcatacacacacacatacacgcacgcaagcacgcacatacacgcacgcacgcaagcacgcacacacacgcatgtgcacgcacacacacgcacgcacgcaagcatgcacatacacgcatacgcgcatgtacacacacacacacacgcatgcatacatgcacacatacacacatacacacgcacgcacgcaagcatgcacatacacgcacgcacgcacacacatacacgcatgtgcacgcacacacacatacacacgcacgcacgcatacatgcacacatacacacatacacacacgcacacacacatacacgcacgcatgcatacacgcacacatacacacatacacacacgcacacacacactcgaacgcatgcatacatgcgcacatacacacatacacacacgcacacacacatacacacgcacgcacgcacacatgcacacatacacacacgcacgcatgcatacacgcacacacacacatacacacgcacgcatacacgcacacacacacacacatacacacgcacgcatgcatacacgcacacacacgcacgcatgcacacatgcacgcacacatgcacgcacatacacacatacgcgcatgtacacacacacacgcacgcatgcatagacacacacgcacacacacgcacatacgcacacacacacacacacgcacatacgcacacacacacacacacgcacacacacacacgcacacatgcacgcacatacacacatacgcgcatgtacacacacacacgcacgcatgcatagacacacacgcacacacacgcacatatgcacacacacacacacacgcacatacgcacacacacacacacacgcgcacacacacacacacacgcagggctTATACTTGTTCTTGTTGTGAGTCTTCATAAATCTGTACTTCATCATGTGGACAGCACACGCTGATCCGCAAGCCTGCCTGACCTGTGACAGCAGCAGAGTGGGCTGTCCCTATGTCCATGTTCACTATCCTCTCTGAGTTCAGAGGAGCTGACTGAACAGGCTGGAAGGTGTAGACCTCCTCCGCCTGACAGCTGAGGGGCGGCTCCTCCGTGCCACACACCTCATCCAGCCCCAGTTTGTTAAACCTGCAATAGACACATACGATCCAGGCTGAAATACTGAGCTGGATCAGACAATGctggaaggagggagggagagagagagagagagagagagagagagagagagagagaaggggagggaggagcACCTGTTGCTTCCGCAGGCCAGCATCTGCAGCTGGGTACTGATGATGACGGAGCAGTCGACCCCACACAGCACCCTCTGGGCCTCGAAGTCTGCTGGAACACTCACCTGCTGGGGGGAATTGTGGGTGTCCTGGGTGCCCAGCCCCAAacgacctgagagagagagagagcgtgcaagagtgtgagagagtgagagcaagagtatatgagagtgtgagtgagagagtgaaaatgAGAGTGAGCAAaagtgagtgtgagcatgtgagagGGTGAAAAAGAGTGATATATAACAGAGTCCGGAATGACAGGCTTtcatagagacagagaaggatCCAGCAGACAGAGGACATGGGACGTCCTTTACCACTGTTCCCTCGTCCCCAGGAGAAGACCTCTCTCTCATTGGTCACAGCAAGCACATGGGAGGCGCCACAGGACACCTGGACCAGCTCATAACCCAGGAGAGCCTCCACGATTTTGGGCTGCACACACATGGCCAGGAGAAAGCAAACAGAGGTGTCCAACTGTACCATAAACACACTACTGACAAACCGAAAAGGAGCTGTGGAGAGGTCAGGGCTCGTCCTCGCAGGAGGTGCAATTAACAGGCTCTCTTAAAACACACTGTGGATCACAACTCGAATTTCTCAAACTAACACGTCGGCTACAGTCTGTCAGAGAGGCAGGCAGGCCAGCATACGTGGCCAGTTGCTCAGCTAAGAGGGAACGCTAAAGCTGCCACACCCACAATTCACCATCTTTCCAAATCGGGGTCATGACCTCACCAGCTAATCACTCTGATGTATGTCTTACTACTGTACATTAACAGACTGCACCCACAACCTAAAATAATCAGATTCCTTTGGTATTTTGGtgtcatttgtcatttcctgtttgggagtgtgtctttgtttgttgttgtgataGTTAAGAGGCGTTTCTGGAAAAGTCAGACATTAGAAACACTCACCTGAGCCACGTCGTTGAAATTTCCATGTCCAAGACACCCATTGCTCCCGCTTCCAAACGTCATAATGATCCCCCTGTCTGAAGAAGAGGTGACGGGAATGTTAACCCCATGAGAAGATGGAAATTATAGCACACTCCACCACCCGAGAACAGGTTTAATatggaaaaccaaaacacacactagtAATACGTTGTCTTTCAGTAATAACTCAGAGGCTCTGTAATTTCATGTTGGTGAAGTAGACTAACTAGGTTAGTCAGGGGAACTAAGGCTGAAAGGACAGAAACACATCAGCATTTAGAGTTGTAAACGGAAATCATGGTTCGCTGAAGTCAGGGATGAGGAgatgattctttttttaaaatctttgtttaTTAGGTTCTGATGAGACCTACAATTATGTCTTACAAGCATTCAATACAAATAAAGGGAGGAAGAGATTAAAAGGAGATTAGGTTTTGTAGTTTGGACAAACACTGAGTAATAATCTCTGGCTGCAACCCTCTGAATTTATTGCTCTTTGCTCGGTTTCTGAGTTTCGGACCACGCTGCTGTTAGGGACCAAGCAGTACGGCCTGCTATGGACAACGTACCGGTCAGGCAGGTTGTAAAAAGATCTCCGCAGGAGACCGATTTGATGGTGACGCCTGACTGCCCCTCCAGAAAACGCGGGATGAAGAGAGCCTGCACCAGCTCTACGGTGCCAGGCAGCGCCGGCTCGCCTGCACCCACAGAGGGAGACTGGAAGTAGATCAAAGGGAAAAGGTCATTCCAGGTCACATCATCTGAGAAAATGAGATCTGTTTCACCACACAAGACAGATCTCTCGCACAAAATACGAGAATGATATTTAGAATGAAAAGGAAGCCAATTGTGTAACAGCCAAAATCAGTTTGTGATCAGAGGTATGCTTTAAATATCAATAATCTCCAAATAGTCAGAGGAGTGAGTTAAATGAGTCACTATGGTCAGAGGAGTGAGTTAATATATCACTA includes the following:
- the nek8 gene encoding serine/threonine-protein kinase Nek8; amino-acid sequence: MEKYEKVRVVGRGAFGHHTALLCPDPTGPLPRAQQTHPPPGPQDPEHSTGQTSDDPQNRGLWNLQDSRQQKQAYTVVGTPCYISPELCEGKPYNQKSDIWALGCVLYELASLKRAFEAANLPALVLKIMSGTFAPISDRYSPELRSLILNMLNLDPSRRPQLNEIMALPICIRPLLNLYTDIGHVKMRRIEKPLSTVQTGSRGRAAGRVPGARSGLSSLSSRKMMVSLPLSLVYTWGSGISMPLTLPSLGSEVLQVSLGRTQKMGVTKSGRLITWESPSVGAGEPALPGTVELVQALFIPRFLEGQSGVTIKSVSCGDLFTTCLTDRGIIMTFGSGSNGCLGHGNFNDVAQPKIVEALLGYELVQVSCGASHVLAVTNEREVFSWGRGNSGRLGLGTQDTHNSPQQVSVPADFEAQRVLCGVDCSVIISTQLQMLACGSNRFNKLGLDEVCGTEEPPLSCQAEEVYTFQPVQSAPLNSERIVNMDIGTAHSAAVTDKGQCFTYGSDQHGQLGCSSRRSSRVPWLVPGLQGVTMVACGDAFTLAIGAEGEVYTWGKGARGRLGRKEEDSGIPKAVQLDESHPFIVSSVACCHGNTLLAIKPFFEDPIAK